One region of Mucilaginibacter sp. 14171R-50 genomic DNA includes:
- a CDS encoding FixH family protein yields the protein MNWGKGLITGMAVFMLFILSMCFYMFRVPADEYDHQYYEKGLSFNADIAKERQVMADHAEPIVTVTGTIVRIAFNGPAKGTAKFIRPSSAAQDKTFAIANGEEITNGFLVAKLPKGRWHLLLEWQSGPKSYLYQQQLYL from the coding sequence ATGAATTGGGGAAAAGGATTAATTACCGGCATGGCTGTTTTCATGCTCTTCATTCTGAGCATGTGTTTTTATATGTTTCGCGTTCCGGCTGACGAGTACGATCATCAGTACTATGAAAAAGGTTTAAGTTTTAATGCGGATATTGCCAAAGAGCGACAGGTAATGGCCGACCATGCTGAACCAATAGTTACCGTTACAGGCACAATAGTCAGGATAGCTTTTAATGGCCCGGCCAAAGGCACTGCAAAATTTATCAGGCCCTCCAGTGCCGCACAAGACAAAACCTTCGCGATAGCAAACGGCGAGGAAATTACAAACGGATTTCTCGTCGCTAAGCTGCCAAAAGGGCGCTGGCACCTGTTATTGGAATGGCAAAGCGGACCGAAGAGTTATTTATATCAACAGCAACTTTACTTATGA
- a CDS encoding cbb3-type cytochrome c oxidase N-terminal domain-containing protein, translating into MKKLLVIPAILSFAQTAGAQNDSLLSDEVKNYIGFGAIIAMLLLFVGVFLILLRTFKVITKVVLRLQGYSNAEIKELEQPAKKEKPAPSSGDNKKLLKLLSLKPMSEEKSLLIAHEYDGIQELNNPTPAWFMWLFYVTIVFAFCYMLIYHVFGVGQLQYDEYKNEVAQAEVAKKIYLSKAANRVDESTVKLVHDPAVLASGKAIFKQTCAPCHGDDGQGNVGPNLTDDYWLHGGKINDIFKTIKYGVSAKGMPSWEKQLSPKQIADVANYIKSLKGSNPANPKAPQGEKEADEAGKLALN; encoded by the coding sequence ATGAAAAAGTTATTAGTTATACCTGCTATTTTATCATTTGCACAAACTGCAGGCGCTCAGAATGATAGTTTGCTAAGCGATGAGGTAAAAAATTATATAGGCTTTGGTGCTATCATTGCTATGCTGCTGTTATTTGTGGGTGTTTTTCTGATATTACTCCGAACATTTAAGGTAATAACAAAGGTTGTATTGCGCCTTCAGGGCTACAGCAATGCCGAGATCAAAGAACTGGAACAGCCTGCCAAAAAGGAAAAGCCCGCCCCAAGTTCAGGAGATAACAAAAAACTCCTGAAGCTATTGTCACTAAAGCCGATGTCGGAAGAGAAAAGCTTACTGATCGCTCATGAGTACGACGGTATCCAGGAACTCAACAACCCCACGCCCGCATGGTTCATGTGGTTATTTTACGTGACCATTGTTTTTGCATTTTGCTATATGCTGATCTACCACGTATTTGGCGTAGGACAGTTACAATACGACGAGTATAAAAATGAGGTAGCACAGGCTGAGGTTGCCAAAAAAATATATTTAAGCAAGGCGGCCAACCGTGTGGATGAAAGCACTGTAAAACTGGTTCACGACCCGGCGGTACTGGCTTCCGGCAAGGCTATCTTCAAACAAACCTGCGCGCCTTGCCATGGCGACGACGGACAAGGAAATGTTGGCCCTAATTTAACTGATGATTACTGGCTGCACGGCGGAAAGATCAATGATATTTTTAAAACCATAAAATATGGCGTTTCGGCCAAAGGTATGCCATCCTGGGAAAAACAATTGTCGCCCAAGCAGATAGCTGATGTGGCCAATTATATCAAGTCTTTAAAGGGTAGTAATCCGGCAAATCCTAAAGCGCCACAGGGTGAAAAAGAGGCAGATGAAGCCGGCAAACTGGCATTAAATTAA
- the ccoG gene encoding cytochrome c oxidase accessory protein CcoG, which produces MMNGLTAVKESGERKWIYPLIRKGIYYKWRSVISYVYLIVFFAGPFIRIGGQPLLLLNFMERHFVILGQVFWPQDIFLFMLASLVFLVCIVLFTIAFGRIFCGWICPQTIFMEMVFRKIEEWIEGDAHRRKKLDAGPWTKTKIAKKTAKHVAFILVSFLIANTFLAYLIGSENLLKIVTEPVSAHAVGFGSIWVFTIVFYLVYSRVREIVCTVICPYGRLQSVLIDEHTLVVAYNDVRGEPRGKLQSNADPLNLKGDCVDCGLCVAVCPTGIDIRKGTQLECVNCTACIDVCDEVMGKIGKPKSLIGFYSENMIRIKEKPSFTLRMKGYATVITIMLGVLCYFIFSRGDMDMTVMRSAGTLYQEQPGGYISNIYNAEIINKSNENRVITIRSDDPAVKVKYIQAPGQVMKGGMVKTMFFVEIPAAHLHMAKTDVKLQLYTGKQLKQTISTTFVGPVND; this is translated from the coding sequence ATGATGAACGGACTAACAGCGGTGAAGGAATCAGGTGAACGGAAATGGATTTATCCGCTTATTCGTAAAGGCATATATTATAAATGGCGGTCGGTTATCAGCTATGTGTACCTCATCGTTTTTTTTGCAGGTCCGTTTATTCGTATCGGCGGGCAACCCTTACTGCTCCTGAATTTTATGGAGCGGCACTTTGTCATCCTTGGACAGGTGTTCTGGCCCCAGGATATTTTCCTTTTCATGCTGGCGTCGCTGGTATTTTTGGTTTGCATTGTTCTGTTTACCATTGCCTTTGGGCGCATTTTTTGCGGATGGATATGTCCGCAGACGATCTTTATGGAGATGGTTTTCCGAAAGATCGAAGAATGGATAGAAGGCGATGCCCATCGCCGGAAAAAACTTGATGCAGGCCCCTGGACTAAAACCAAGATAGCCAAAAAAACAGCCAAGCATGTGGCGTTTATCCTGGTGTCATTTTTAATAGCCAATACTTTTCTGGCTTACCTTATCGGGAGCGAAAATCTTTTAAAGATCGTAACGGAACCGGTGTCTGCCCACGCAGTTGGCTTTGGCAGCATTTGGGTGTTCACCATCGTGTTTTACCTGGTGTACAGCCGGGTAAGAGAGATCGTATGCACGGTAATCTGCCCTTACGGACGCCTGCAAAGCGTACTTATTGATGAGCATACCCTGGTGGTAGCTTATAACGATGTTCGTGGGGAGCCACGGGGAAAATTGCAGAGCAATGCCGACCCGCTTAATTTGAAAGGGGATTGTGTGGATTGCGGGTTATGTGTAGCGGTTTGCCCTACCGGTATCGACATCAGAAAAGGTACGCAGCTGGAGTGTGTGAACTGTACCGCTTGTATTGATGTGTGCGATGAGGTTATGGGCAAGATAGGCAAGCCAAAAAGCCTCATTGGTTTTTATTCAGAAAACATGATCCGGATAAAGGAGAAACCTTCTTTCACGCTCCGGATGAAGGGTTACGCCACGGTAATTACGATCATGCTCGGCGTTTTGTGCTACTTTATATTCAGCCGCGGCGATATGGACATGACCGTGATGCGTAGTGCAGGTACGCTTTACCAGGAGCAACCCGGCGGCTATATCAGTAATATCTATAACGCCGAGATCATCAATAAAAGTAACGAAAACCGGGTAATCACTATCCGTTCAGACGATCCGGCCGTCAAGGTCAAATACATTCAGGCACCGGGACAAGTCATGAAAGGCGGCATGGTGAAGACCATGTTCTTTGTCGAGATCCCGGCTGCTCATTTGCATATGGCGAAAACTGATGTTAAGCTGCAGCTCTATACAGGCAAGCAATTAAAACAAACTATCAGCACCACCTTTGTGGGGCCTGTTAACGATTAA